Within Microbacterium oryzae, the genomic segment CGCGCGGCAGCGCCGCCTCGACGCGCTCGATGCCGAGGCGCATCTGGCGGGCGTACCCGCCGAACTCCTGCCCGAGCGTGACGGGCGTGGCGTCCATGAGGTGCGTGCGACCGGACTTCACGACCGCCTTCCAGGCGTCGGCCTTGGCATCGAACGCCTGCGCGAGGTGGTCCAGAGCCGGCACGAGGTCGGTGATGAGCGCCTCGGTGACGGCGACGTGCACCGACGTGGGGAAGACGTCGTTCGAGGACTGCGACGCGTTCACGTGGTCATTCGGGTGAACGGGCGCGCCGAGCTTCTCGGTCGCGAGGGTCGACAGCACCTCGTTCATGTTCATGTTCGACGACGTGCCGGATCCGGTCTGGTACGTGTCCACGGGGAACTGATCGTCGTGGGCGCCCGTCACGACGTCGTCGGCGGCGGCCGCGATGGCGTCGGCGATGCCGGCGTCGAGGGTGCCCAGGTCCTTGTTCGCGAGCGCCGCCGCCTTCTTGATGCGCGCGAGCGCGGCGATCTGGCGCGACTCCAGCCCCTTGCCGGAGATCGGGAAGTTCTCGACGGCGCGCTGCGTCTGCGCGCGGTAGAGGGCGGTCTTGGGGACCCGCACCTCTCCCATGGTGTCGTGCTCGATGCGGTATTCGATCTCGGTCACTTCCTCGTTCCCTCCGTTCAGACGGCCACGTCGGCCGCGATGCCCATGGTGACGTGCGGCACCGCGGTGCCGTCGGCCAGTCGGTAGTTCGCTCCCACGATGCCGAGGCGGCCGCTGTTGACCGCGCGGGAGATCAGCTCGGACGACTGCAGGATCCAGTCGATGGTGTCGCGGACGTGCAGGCGCCCGACGAGCTCGGCGTCCACCGTCTCGGCCGTGGCGCCCTCCGTCTCGCGCAGCGCGGAGTGCACGGCGGGGACGATCGGGGAGATCTGACGCCAGATGTGCGGGGGCAGCACGGGCGCTTCGGCCCCGGTGCTGTCGATCGCGGCGCGCACGGCGCCGCACGAGTCGTGCCCGAGGACGACGAGGAGGGGGACCTGGAGGATCTCGACGGCGTACTCCAGCGAGCCGACGATCGACTCGCCGGGGACCTGACCGGCGTTGCGGACGACGAAGAGATCGCCCAGCCCGAGGTCGAAGATGATCTCCGCGGCCAGACGCGAGTCGGAGCATCCGAACAGCGTCGCGAGCGGCGTCTGCCCGGTCGCGAGCTCGTTGCGGCGCTCCACGTCCTGATGCGGGTGCGCGGGGGTTCCCGCGACGAAGCGGGAGTTGCCCGCCAGCATCTTCTCCCACGCCTGCGCGGGGGTGAGCCGTTCGCTCATTCCGTCGTCCCTTCTTCCGTGCTCTGGGCGAGCACCTCGATCTGGTCGGTGAGATCGGCGGCGAGGTCGGCGGCGACCTCCGGCTCCGACGAGCCGTAGACGAGGACGTGATCGGCGCCGGCCTGCGTGCCGAGCGCATACGACACGTTCGCGTTGGCATCCGGGTCGGCGATCTCGTAGACATCCCAGGAGATGCCCTCGATCGTCGTCGTGCTCCGAGGCGCTGCGCCGCCGAGCATCTGCGCCGCCCACGTCTCGTCCGCGGAGAATCCCTGCGCGAGGCGGAGGAAGCCGGTCTCGGAGGGGACGTAGGCGATCGCCCACGCGGCCACGTCGCCCGACTCCAGCCGGGCCTCGTTGACGAGCCACGCATCCGGCACCTCGGGCACGAGCACGTCGTGACCGGTCGTCTCCTCGACGTCGGCCGCGATCGCCGCGACGTCGATGGGAGGGCGCTCGGGCGCCTCGCCGTGGGGGACGCCCCAGATGACGACGGCGACGACCGCGAACGAGGCGAGCAGGGCCGCGATGAGATTGCGGAAGTTCTGGCTGCCGCGGTGGACGCGGGAGCTCTCGGCCTTGCGCGCGGCGGTCTCGTCGGGGGTCTCCGGTCGACCCAGATGCGCGACGATGCGCGGCTCGCGCGCCATCAGGAGTCGCTTTCGGCGGAGGCTGCGCGCGCGGCGTCGAGTCGGCGCTTGGCGCCGAGGAGCCACTCCTCGCAGCGGGCGGCGAGGGCCTCGCCGCGCTCCCAGAGCGCGAGGGAATGCTCGAGGGTGGGGGCGCCCTGCTCGAGTTCGGAGACGACGCGGACGAGCTCGTCCCGCGCCTGTTCGAACGAGAGGGACGCGACGTCCGCGGGAGGGGCCTGTTCGGTCATAGCGTCTCCATCCTACGAGGACGCGCGCGTCGTGCTGTCGTGGCGGCCGAGCGAGGTGGCGTCCACCGCGCCGTGCTCGAGGGTCACGACGAGGTCGGTTCCCGCGGGGGCGTCCTCGGCCGAGCGCAGGATGGCCCCGCCTGCGGTGTGCGCGATGGCGTACCCGCGGGCGAGCGTCGACTGCGGCGAGAGCGCGCGCAGGGAGGCGCGCAGCTCGGCCGTCCGCCGCTCGCCGTCGTGGATGCGCCGCTCGGCGCGGTCGCGACCGCGGGCGAGGAGGAGGAAGACGTCCTGCTCGCGCGATTCGACCATCCGCTCTGGCGCACGGAGAACCGGTCGCGAGCGCACGTGCTGGAGCTGGGCGATGTCGTGCTGGAGGCGCTGCTGCAGGCGCATCGTCAGGCGCGAGCGCAGCTGCTGCACGACCGCGCGCTGCTCGCCGACGTCGGGGACGACGCGCTTGGCGGCGTCGGTCGGCGTCGATGCGCGGAGGTCGGCGACGTCGTCGAGCAGGGGGTGGTCGTTCTCGTGCCCGATGGCGCTCACGATCGGCGTCGCGGCGGCGGCCACCGCGCGCACGAGGCGCTCGTCGCTGAAGCCCAGGAGCGTCTGCGGATCGCCGCCGCCGCGCGCGATGATGATGACGTCGATCTCGGGGTCCGCGTCGAGCGTCTGCAGGGCCTCGAGGATCTCGGGGACGCTGCGCTCGCCCTGCACGGCCGCGTGGAGGGTGCGGATGCGCACCTGCGGCCAGCGCAGCTCGGCGTTCCGCAGCACGTCCTTCTCCGCGTCGGAGCGCTCGCCGGTGATGAGGCCGATGCCGTGCGGGAGGAAGGGGAGCCGTTTGCGCCGCGCGGGGTCGAAGAGCCCCTCGCTCCGCAGCTGGCGGCGCAGCCGCTCGAGGCGCTCGAGCTGCTCGCCGAGTCCGACGTGGCGCATCGCCGAGACCTGGAACGAGAAGTCGCCGCCCTTGGGGTAGTAGTCCGCCTTCACGCACGCGATGACATGGTCGCCGACGCGGAGGTCGGCGGGGGTGCGGGCGCGCACGCTCGACCAGAGCCGGATGGAGATCTGCGCGTCGGAGCGCAGATCCTTCAGGCGCCCGAACACGGCGCCGCCGCGGACGTTCCACGAGGTGATCTCGCCCTCGACCCAGATCGAGCCCCAGCGCTCGACGAAGCCCTTGATCGTCTGGTTGAGTCGCTCGATCGACGTCGGCGTCTGCGAGGAGGAGTCCCGCGGCGCGACGGAGTCAGCGGGCGGCTGCTCGCCCTCTGCGGGCTGGGACTGGAACGTCGTCATGGTCTCCTCGCGGCGCACTCGCACTGCCTCGGCACCCGGCCCGTGCCCAGCGGGCGCACGTAGAATCGGAGCATGAGCTCGACCGCCATCCACCTGCCCGTGCCGCGCGTGCCGGGCAGGCGCGCACGCCTTCAGGATAACCCGGTAGCCGGACAGAAGCGGGTGCTGCTGGCGGCGCCCCGCGGCTACTGCGCGGGCGTGGACCGGGCGGTGATCACCGTGGAGAAGGCGCTCGCTCGCTACGGCGCTCCCGTGTACGTGCGCAAGCAGATCGTGCACAACATCCACGTCGTGCGCGAGCTCGAGGCGCAGGGTGCGATCTTCGTCGAAGAGGTCGACGAGGTGCCCACCGGCGCCCACGTGGTCTTCAGCGCCCACGGCGTCTCGCCGGCGGTCGTGAACGCGGCCTCCGACCGCGGTCTGCAGGCCATCGACGCCACCTGCCCCCTCGTCACGAAGGTGCACCGCGAGGCGGTGCGCTTCGCGCGCGACGACTTCCACATCCTCCTCGTCGGGCACGAGGGGCACGAGGAGGTCGAGGGCACGGCGGGCGAGGCTCCCGACAACGTCACCATCGTGAACTCCCCGGCCGAGGCCGACACCGTCGAGGTCGACGACCCCTCGAAGCTCGTGTGGCTGTCGCAGACCACCCTCTCGGTCGACGAGACGATGGAGACGGTGAACCGGCTGCGTGCGCGGTTCCCCGAGCTGCACGATCCGCCGTCCGATGACATCTGCTATGCGACCCAGAACCGTCAGGTCGCGATCAAGAAGGTCGCCACGGGAGCCGACCTCGTCATCGTCGTGGGGTCCGCGAACTCCTCCAACAGCGTGCGCCTCGTCGAGGTCGCGCTGCAGCACGGCGCGAAGGCCGCGTACCGCGTCGACTACGCGCACGAGATCGAGCAGGAGTGGCTGGACGGCGTCGAGGTCGTGGGCGTCACGAGCGGCGCCTCGGTTCCCGAGGTGCTCGTGACCGAGGTGCTCGAGGCGCTCTCGTCCGCCGGCTACCGCGACGTCGAGGAGGTCCGCACCGCGGAGGAGGACCTGCTCTTCTCGCTTCCCAAGGAGCTGCGTCAGGACGCGACAGGGCGCCGCGACGCGCGTGCGGTGGGGGGCCGAGGCCGCCCATGAGCGACGAGGCCCGCCCGCCGCAGCCCCGCTACGGCCAGTACGCGACGAGCGAGGAGCAGCGCGCGCGGATGGGCGAGCCGGCTCCCGCCGCTCGGCCGGTGTCGCCGCCCACTCCGGAGGTCGCAGCCAGGCCCGCGCTGTCGCCGGGGCGCCTCATCGACCGCGCGGCGACCGTCGCGCTGCTCGTCTACGGCATCGTCAGCGTCGTGCAGTCGATCCCCGTCGTGCTCGACGCGACGCGGCTGCTGCAGACCATGGGCATCGACGCGGAGCTCGCCGACCCCGCCGGCATGCGCGGGTGGGGCGTCCTCGCGGTCGTCGTGCTGACCCTGGGATGGATCGCGACGGCGCTCTTCGCCTGGCGCCGAGCGCGCCGCCGCCGGATGACGTTCTGGATCCCCATCGTGGGAGCCGTGGTCTTCAACGTCATCGCGAGCCTCATCGTCGCCGGCCCGCTCGTGGGCGATCCCGCGGTGATGGACGCCCTCCTGCGCACGCAGGACGCTCTCGGCTCCTGACCTCGAGCGCCCGAGGACGCGAAAGCCCGGTGCCGCTCGGCACCGGGCTTTCGCGTATCGGGAGCGGTCAGCTCTGCGACTTGCCGAACGAGCCCAGCTGGCGCGTCGCCTCCGCGACGCGTGCGGCCATCGCCGACTCGGCGACCTTGCCCCACGCGCGCGGGTCGTACTGCTTCTTGTTGCCGACCTCGCCGTCGATCTTCAGCACGCCGTCGTAGTTCGAGAACATGTAGCCGGCGATCGAGCGCGTGAACGCGTACTGCGTGTCGGTGTCGATGTTCATCTTCACGACGCCGTTGGCCACGGCCAGCGCGATCTCCTCGTCGGTCGAGCCGCTGCCGCCGTGGAAGACGAGGTCCAGCGGCTTCGCACCGGTGCCGAAGTGCGCGGCGATGCCCTCCTGGATCTCTCCGAGGAGCTCCGGACGCAGCTTCACGCCACCGGGCTTGTACACGCCGTGCACGTTGCCGAAGGTGAGCGCGGCGATGTAGCGGCCCTTGTCGCCGAGGCCGAGCACCTCGACGGCCTTCGTCACGTCCGCGACCGTGGTGTAGAGCGCGTCGTTCGAGCCCTCGTGAGCGACGCCGTCCTCCTCGCCGCCGACGACGCCGACCTCGATCTCGAGGATCGCGTGGATGTTCTTCATGCGCGGGAGGAGGTCCGCCGCGATCTCGATGTTCTCGTCGAGCGGCACGGCAGAGCCGTCCCACATGTGGGAGTTGAACAGCGGCTCGCCGCCGGCTTTCACGCGCTCCTCGGATGCCTCGACGAGGGGCAGGACGAAGCCGGGGAGGGCGTCCTTCGGGCAGTGGTCGGTGTGCACGCCGACGGTGATGGGGTAGTTCTTCGCGACCTCGCGGACGTACTGCGCCATCGCGATCGCGCCCGTGGCGCGGCCCTTGACGGTGTGTCCGGCGAAGTAGTCGGCGCCGCCCGTGGTGACCTGGAGGATGCCGTCGGAACCCGCCTCGGTCAGGCCCTGGAGCACGGCGTTGATCGTCTGGGAGCTCGACACGTTGAACGCGGGGTAGGCGAACCCACCCGCCTTCGCGCGGTCGAACATCTCGGCGTACTGGTCCGGTGTGGCGACGGGCATTGCATGCTCCTTCGAGAGGCGACGTGAGTGCAGTCTCAGCCTAGCGAAGGCGGCTCTTTCCGATGCGATGACGTGATTCCGGGCGGTTCCTCACGTCAGCGCAAGAATCGCGATTCCTTCGCGCGAGCGCGACAGAAGAAGCGGGATGTGCGCCGTCTCAGGCCGCTACTGTCTGAGGCATGACTGCCGACTTCCACGAGATCACGAGCGCCGAAGACCTGATCCCGCTTCACCCCGACCGCAACATCGCGCTCGAGCTCGTGCGCGCGACCGAGGCCGCGGCCATCCGCTCGGTGCCCTTCATCGGGCGCGGCGCGAAGGAGGCGGCCGACGGTGCCGCCGTCGACGCCATGCGCGCGTTCCTGTCCACCGTCGACTTCGACGGGGTGATCGTCATCGGCGAGGGCGAGAAGGACGACGCGCCCATGCTCTTCAACGGCGAGCACGTGGGCACCGGCCGAGGGCGCGCATACGACATCGCCGTCGACCCGATCGACGGGACGTCGCTGACGGCGGCGGGCCGCAACAACGCCCTCTCCGTCATCGCCCTGTCCGACCGCGGCACGATGCTCGACGCGTCGACTGTCTTCTACATGGACAAGCTCGTCACCGGTCCCGCGGGCGTCGGCGTCGTCGACATCCGCCTCCCCATCGGCGAGAACATCCGCCGCCTGGCGAAGGCGCTCGGCAAGCCGGTCGAGGAGATGGTCGTCTCCGTGCTGAACCGTCCGCGTCACGAGCAGCTCATCGCCGACATCCGCGAGACCGGCGCGGGCACGCGCCTCATGAGCGACGGCGACGTCGCCGGCGGCATCAACGCCGCGCGCCACGATGCGCGCACCGACATGTGCGTCGGCGTCGGGGGGAGCCCCGAGGGCATCGTCACCGCGTGCGCGATCAAGGCGCTCGGCGGGCACATCCAGGGCCGGCTGTGGCCGCGGCACGACGAAGAGGCTCAGAAGGGCATCGACGCGGGGCTCAAGATGGACCACGTCTACGAGGCCGACGACCTCGTCGCCGGCAGCAACACGATCTTCGTCGCGACGGGCGTCACCGACGGCGCCCTCGTGGAGGGCGTCCGCCGCCAGGGCGGCTACGTCTACACCGAGAGCGTCGTGCTGCGCGGCCACTCGGGCACCCTGCGCCGCATCTCGTCGGACCACCTCGAGTCGAAGTGGTTCTGACCGCAGACTGACGGATGG encodes:
- a CDS encoding carbonic anhydrase, with the protein product MSERLTPAQAWEKMLAGNSRFVAGTPAHPHQDVERRNELATGQTPLATLFGCSDSRLAAEIIFDLGLGDLFVVRNAGQVPGESIVGSLEYAVEILQVPLLVVLGHDSCGAVRAAIDSTGAEAPVLPPHIWRQISPIVPAVHSALRETEGATAETVDAELVGRLHVRDTIDWILQSSELISRAVNSGRLGIVGANYRLADGTAVPHVTMGIAADVAV
- a CDS encoding DUF4245 family protein, which translates into the protein MAREPRIVAHLGRPETPDETAARKAESSRVHRGSQNFRNLIAALLASFAVVAVVIWGVPHGEAPERPPIDVAAIAADVEETTGHDVLVPEVPDAWLVNEARLESGDVAAWAIAYVPSETGFLRLAQGFSADETWAAQMLGGAAPRSTTTIEGISWDVYEIADPDANANVSYALGTQAGADHVLVYGSSEPEVAADLAADLTDQIEVLAQSTEEGTTE
- a CDS encoding exodeoxyribonuclease VII small subunit: MTEQAPPADVASLSFEQARDELVRVVSELEQGAPTLEHSLALWERGEALAARCEEWLLGAKRRLDAARAASAESDS
- the xseA gene encoding exodeoxyribonuclease VII large subunit: MTTFQSQPAEGEQPPADSVAPRDSSSQTPTSIERLNQTIKGFVERWGSIWVEGEITSWNVRGGAVFGRLKDLRSDAQISIRLWSSVRARTPADLRVGDHVIACVKADYYPKGGDFSFQVSAMRHVGLGEQLERLERLRRQLRSEGLFDPARRKRLPFLPHGIGLITGERSDAEKDVLRNAELRWPQVRIRTLHAAVQGERSVPEILEALQTLDADPEIDVIIIARGGGDPQTLLGFSDERLVRAVAAAATPIVSAIGHENDHPLLDDVADLRASTPTDAAKRVVPDVGEQRAVVQQLRSRLTMRLQQRLQHDIAQLQHVRSRPVLRAPERMVESREQDVFLLLARGRDRAERRIHDGERRTAELRASLRALSPQSTLARGYAIAHTAGGAILRSAEDAPAGTDLVVTLEHGAVDATSLGRHDSTTRASS
- a CDS encoding 4-hydroxy-3-methylbut-2-enyl diphosphate reductase, with amino-acid sequence MSSTAIHLPVPRVPGRRARLQDNPVAGQKRVLLAAPRGYCAGVDRAVITVEKALARYGAPVYVRKQIVHNIHVVRELEAQGAIFVEEVDEVPTGAHVVFSAHGVSPAVVNAASDRGLQAIDATCPLVTKVHREAVRFARDDFHILLVGHEGHEEVEGTAGEAPDNVTIVNSPAEADTVEVDDPSKLVWLSQTTLSVDETMETVNRLRARFPELHDPPSDDICYATQNRQVAIKKVATGADLVIVVGSANSSNSVRLVEVALQHGAKAAYRVDYAHEIEQEWLDGVEVVGVTSGASVPEVLVTEVLEALSSAGYRDVEEVRTAEEDLLFSLPKELRQDATGRRDARAVGGRGRP
- a CDS encoding DUF6264 family protein, whose protein sequence is MSDEARPPQPRYGQYATSEEQRARMGEPAPAARPVSPPTPEVAARPALSPGRLIDRAATVALLVYGIVSVVQSIPVVLDATRLLQTMGIDAELADPAGMRGWGVLAVVVLTLGWIATALFAWRRARRRRMTFWIPIVGAVVFNVIASLIVAGPLVGDPAVMDALLRTQDALGS
- the fbaA gene encoding class II fructose-bisphosphate aldolase, giving the protein MPVATPDQYAEMFDRAKAGGFAYPAFNVSSSQTINAVLQGLTEAGSDGILQVTTGGADYFAGHTVKGRATGAIAMAQYVREVAKNYPITVGVHTDHCPKDALPGFVLPLVEASEERVKAGGEPLFNSHMWDGSAVPLDENIEIAADLLPRMKNIHAILEIEVGVVGGEEDGVAHEGSNDALYTTVADVTKAVEVLGLGDKGRYIAALTFGNVHGVYKPGGVKLRPELLGEIQEGIAAHFGTGAKPLDLVFHGGSGSTDEEIALAVANGVVKMNIDTDTQYAFTRSIAGYMFSNYDGVLKIDGEVGNKKQYDPRAWGKVAESAMAARVAEATRQLGSFGKSQS
- the glpX gene encoding class II fructose-bisphosphatase, with protein sequence MTADFHEITSAEDLIPLHPDRNIALELVRATEAAAIRSVPFIGRGAKEAADGAAVDAMRAFLSTVDFDGVIVIGEGEKDDAPMLFNGEHVGTGRGRAYDIAVDPIDGTSLTAAGRNNALSVIALSDRGTMLDASTVFYMDKLVTGPAGVGVVDIRLPIGENIRRLAKALGKPVEEMVVSVLNRPRHEQLIADIRETGAGTRLMSDGDVAGGINAARHDARTDMCVGVGGSPEGIVTACAIKALGGHIQGRLWPRHDEEAQKGIDAGLKMDHVYEADDLVAGSNTIFVATGVTDGALVEGVRRQGGYVYTESVVLRGHSGTLRRISSDHLESKWF